In Thermococcus sp., the genomic window CGTTCCCAACTATCGAGGGAATGCCCATGCTCGCCGTAAAAGTCCCCAAGAAAGAGGCTGAGAAGACCAGAAGGAAGCTCCTCGAACTCGGTGTCCTGGCCAAAGGATACTCTATAAAACGAGAGGGGGATTCTGTTCTCTTCCCGGTTACGGAGCCGGTTGAGGGCTTTGAGCTTGTTGAGACTGAGTTCGAGAGAACCGAGAGGAGGCCCCACAGCTACCGCGAGGTCGTTGAAGTTCCAGAGAAGCTCAGGCCGCTCCTCCCGAGCTCCTTCGACATCATCGGAGACATCGCGATAATCGAGCTCCCTGAGGAGCTAATGGAGTACGGAAAGGTCATTGGCGATGCCATTCTAAGAGTCCACCGCCATATAAAGGCCGTTTTTGCCAAGGGAAGCAAAGTCGAGGGAGAATACCGCGTGAGGGAGCTTATCCATCTCGCCGGGGAGAAGAGAACTGAAACCCTCCACCGCGAGAACGGGATAAGGCTGAAGCTCGACGTCGCTAAAGTTTACTTCTCCCCCC contains:
- a CDS encoding class I SAM-dependent methyltransferase family protein, with the protein product MLAVKVPKKEAEKTRRKLLELGVLAKGYSIKREGDSVLFPVTEPVEGFELVETEFERTERRPHSYREVVEVPEKLRPLLPSSFDIIGDIAIIELPEELMEYGKVIGDAILRVHRHIKAVFAKGSKVEGEYRVRELIHLAGEKRTETLHRENGIRLKLDVAKVYFSPRLATERMRVFERTKPGEVVFDMFAGVGPYSILLSRKAKLVFACDINPWAVRYLEENIRLNRANNVVPILGDVKKVAGRVKADRV